The Herpetosiphonaceae bacterium genome contains the following window.
GGCAAATCCGGCGGCGTTCCAGCCCGCGCCGTCGCGCTCGGCATCGTCGCTGAAGTTAATCTCCGGCACGCGAATGTTGTCGATGACCATGCCCGGCTTCGTGAAGGCATCGTCGGTGATCAGCGAGAAGCGCAGCACGACCTCTTTTCCGGCGTAGGGCGTCAGATCGATCTGCTCGTCAACCCACTCCGCGACATCGCTCTCTCCGGTGGTGCCGGTGTAGCCGTTGCCCCAGTTCGCGCCCTGCGGATCTTCCGTGGTGGTGTGGCGTCCCTGGAGCGTGGTGAAGGTTTCGCCGCCGTCAGCCGAGACTGAGACGAAGCCGTAATCGTAGTCCGCCTCGATGTCGAACCAGAGCCGGAACTGAAGCGTTGCGCTGGAGACGTTGCGCAGATCCAGGGTGCGCGTCAGCGTGCTATGCCCGCTATCGCCCCGGTTGCTCCACCACATCGCGCTGCCTTCCGGCTGCGCTTCGACCACCCCAATTGTATCACTTCCATCGAAGCGCAAAACGCGCTCTTCGTCGGCTTCGGGGACCTCGTAGAAGTCGCTGCCGAACTGCGAGACGCTCTCGGCCTCGTCGTTGTTGGGCAGCGGCTGGGGCCTGACGGTTTCGGCGAGCTGCTTGTAGGTATAGCGGCCTTTGCCGTAGCGCTGGCTGTTGACCAGATTCGCGATCGACCAATCGGCGTACAGATCGCCAAAGTCCTTGATCTCAGGATTGAGCTTGCGCGCGGTTTCGGCAAACAGCTCCAGTCGCTCGCCCGCGCCATCGCGGATCAACTGTTTCAGATCGAGATCCTTGCCGTACTGCTCGTAGAAGTAGGTCAGAAAGAGATACGACGCGCCGTAGTGCGGGATCGCCTCCTGGGGATTGTCCGCCCATGCGGTGAGCTGAAGGTCGGGGGCGACAAGGTAGGCCGGTGTGACATTGATCACCGACTCCTCAAAGCCGTTCAGCTCCTCGGCCAACTGCGCCAGCCCCTCGTTCATCCAGGTCGTCGGACGCTTCGACTCGTTCCACTGGATCATATGCTGAAACTCGTGCGCCAGCACATCGCCGTAGGAATCGGTGCCGGGAATGCGATCGTCGGTGTTGATATAGAACATTTCGCGCTCGTTCGAGAAGCGATTGACGTCATTGGGCACCTCGTCGCTGCCGGAGAAGTAGCCGCCCGCGCCCTGGATGCGCGCATTCAGGATCGTCAGACGCGGATCGCCGTCCACCCCAGGCGACCACTCCGAGCCGAAGAGTTCGCGGTTGCGCGGGTAGATCTCGTCGTTGAACTGACGCGCCGACCGTTCGAGCGCCCGCAGGTCAAGCTCGACGCCGTTCTCGACATAGACCAGCACATGATCGAGGATCAGCACCAGCGTCGCCGTGATCGTATAGTTGCGATCGGTCGCCACGTTGGTGACGTTGAAGACCTCCTCATCGCCGACCTTGAGATTGCGCGGCTCGACACGCGCCACCCGATCTTTCGTCTTGGTCCGCCCGAACTGAAACGCCAGCTCGATCGGATCGCGATGCGGCATCAGGTTTTCGCCGAGCGAGGCAATCGTCGCCATGCCCGGATCTGTCACCGGCTGCGTGGTTGCTGCTGGCGCTGGCGTGCTCGGATCAGAGGTGGGGGTGGATTCGGCGGGGGAGCGCGTGGGCGCGGCGGTTTGGTCTGGCTGCTCCGTCGCCGACGGCTCAGGAGCGCTGGTAGCGGCTGCCGACGGCTCGGCTGACGAGGTGGGAGCCTCGGCGACGGGCGCTGCCGGGATCGGCGTGACGCCCTGGCAACCTGCCAGCACGAGCATCCCAACCAGCAGCAGCGTGAAGAGCGCTATAGCTGGACGCACAGTTTGCATCGATAACATTCGGCCTCTTTCCGTATCATGGGAGATGTATTGTACGAGGATGCGTAGCATGTGGCAAGCAGCGAGCTAGAACAAAGAACAGCGAGCAGGGAGCATCGCTGCGTATCAATAGTCGGTTGTTCTTGGTTTGCTTGTTGTTTGTTCGCCATACAACGACACATGTTGAAGTGAAGAAATAACGGTGGCACCCAGGCCCAAAGGGCACCCGCGCTGCGCTCGGTTCTACAGCAGTTGCTTCAGCTCCTCGGCGGCTTTGCGCGTCATGCCCGGCACAGCGGCAAGCTCGTCGACCGACGCCTGGCGGATCGCGTCCAGCGACCCGAAATGCTTGAGCAGTGCCTGCTTGCGCTTGGGGCCGATCCCCGGAATGTCGATCAGCGGCGAGACGAAGGTGTTTTTGTCGCGCAGCTTGCGGTGATAGGTGATCGCGAAGCGGTGCGCCTCCTCGTCGATCTGCTGCACCAGATACAGCGCGGGCGATGTGCGCGGCAGCTCGATGGGCCGGGGCGCGTGCGGCAGTTGCAGATCGAAGCGGTCGCGGTTGGGGCCTTTGGTCGCGCCGACCAGCGGAACGTGGCCGAAGCCAAGCTCGTCGAGCACCGCTTTCACGGCGTTGACCTGCGCCTTGCCGCCGTCGATGATCAGCAGATCGGGCATTTCCGCCCAGCGCTCGTCGATCTCCTGGCCGTCGGCGCTGGTCGGGCCGCGATCGGACGGATCGGGAGCGTCCGCGAGGTCGGGCGGCGGCTGATCGGGATCGGTCGCGCTATTGATCTCCACCAGCTCGCCCTGCGCCTGCTGCGCGCGCCGAAAGCGTCGACGCAGCACCTCTTGCAGCGACGCCACATCGTTGGCGCCCGCGATGGTCTTAATCTTGAAGCGGCGGTACTCGCTTTTTCTGGCCTCGCCGTTCTCGAAGACCACCATCGAGCCGACGGAGTTGGTGCCCTGGGTATTGGAAATATCGTAGCACTCGATGCGCCGGGGCAGCCCCGCGAGATCGAGCACATCGCGCAGCTCCGTCAGCGCGCCGATCGTCCGCTGGGAAGAGTTGAGCCACTTCAGCCGAACCTCTTCGAGCTTCTGGGCGGCGTTCTTGGCGGCGAGATCGAGAAGCTGGCGTTTCTCGCCCCGGCGCGGCACGCTCAGCGAGACGCGATGGCCGCCCTTGTGCTCCAGCCAGCGCTCGATGATCTCGGCCTCTTCGGGATGCTCGGCCAGCAGAATATCGGACGGAATCGACGCCGCCGAGTCGTAGAACTGGGTCAGAAATTGCGTGAGCAGCTCTTGATTGTCGGTATCCTCTGCTCCTTCAAGCGTGAACGGCTCCGCGCCGATCAGCTTTCCGCCGCGCACAAAAAAGACCTGCACGACCGCCGAGCCGTTCTCACGGGCGAACGCGATCACATCCTGGTCGGTCGCCGCAGTTTTCAAGACCTTCTGGCGCTCCAGCACTTTTTCCAGCGCCTCGATCTGATCGCGGACATACGCGGCGCGCTCAAACTCCAGCGCCTCGGCGGCGGCAACCATCTTGCGCCGCAGGTCGCGCACGATCTGCTCGGACTTGCCCTCCAGGAACAGACACACATCGCCGATCGCCTTGCGATACTCCTCATTCGAGGTCAGACCGGGCACGCACGGCCCCAGGCAGCGCCGAATGTCGTAGTACATGCAGGGCTTGCCCAGCTTGCGGTGCCGATCGAACTTCACGTCCGAACAGTCGTAGGGCGGGCGAAAGCTAAAGAGCTTATTCAGCAGCTTGAGCGTGGCGCGCACCGAGCCTGCCGAGGCGAAGGGGCCGAAATAGCGCGCGCCGTCGTCCACAACCTTGCGCGTGGTGAAGATGCGCGGCCAGCTTTCTTGCAGCGTGATCTTAATGTAGGGATAGCTTTTATCGTCCTTGAGCAGCACGTTGTACTTGGGCCGGTGCTGCTTGATCAGGTTCATCTCCAGCACCAGCGCCTCAAGCTCGCTCGATGTCAGGATATAGTCGAAATCGGCGATCTGCGAGACAAGCCGCCGCGTCTTGCCGCTCAGGCCGCGCGGCGCGCCAAAATAGGAGCGCATCCGGTCGCGCAGCACCTTCGATTTGCCGACGTACAAGATCTTGCCGCCGGTGTCTTTCCAGAGATACACGCCCGGCGAGAGCGGCACGTTCTTCAGGCGCTCTTCAAAGGCGGACGGATCTTCGATCGCTGTGTAGGTTAGATCTGGCATGCTACCTGTTCACTCATTTGCAAGGGCGCGCACTCACGCGCAAAGGCCATCGTCGCGCGTCCTGTGAGGTCATGGCTCGTTTTATTGTACCCCTGCCCCGGTGCATCATCAAGCAATGTGCGCGGACGCGCCACGTGCCGCTCCAGCCGATGATGCATGATGCTCGCCACGGCTGCTGAATGCTGTATCTCGGAGCGCGGGATCTGGCGCTGCATGCGCGGGACGCTCGCAGGTTCGATCTTGAAGGTGGCGAGCGTCGTACGTGCGGCTAGGGTCTTTGGATGGCGTGGGCCGAACCGCTGTCCTTAAAACAGATCGCTTTTTGTATCGGAAACCGATCCCACAGACGAGGGCGGCCATGATGTACTAGGACTACGTTGGGATTTCCCTACGCAAGGAAATCATCCAGGCCCTTTGGAAAGAATGCAAGGCTCTCGCGAGGCATCCCGAATGACTGTTACACCAAATCGACCACGCGCCGAACCAGTAGGTCACGAGATCGGTTCGAGCGAGCATCGACGCTTCTCAGCAGGCTGCCGCTCCACCGCGTCCGACTGTCGTGTGAGGGATGAGATGATCCGTATCGTGCTTGTCGACGATCAACCGGCTTTCCGGCGAATCACCCACCGCCTGCTCTCGATGCACTCAGAGATAGTGGTGGTCGGCGAGGCAGGGGATGGCATGGAGGCGCTCGACGTGGTAGCGCAGGTCCGTCCCGATGTCGTGCTGATGGATCTGTACATGCCCATTCTTGATGGCGTTGCGGCTACGAGGCAGATACGGGCGGCCTATCCCGATGTTCAGATTATCCTGTTTACCTCGGTTGATCAGGACGGCTATGTGCTGGAAGGCGTGCGCGCTGGGGCCTCAGGCTATCTGCTGAAGACTGCGCGCACGGAGATGCTCGTGGCAGCGATTCAGGCAGCGATCGACGGGCGATCAGATGCTCGCGGTCGCCAGCCAGGATGAGGACCTCCAACGGTAGTCCTGGCGAGCCTGGGGTGGCGCAGCCGGATCGTTTCTGCCGAACCAGGATGTTGGCAGCTCGTGCGGTGCGGCTGCGCCACGCTGGCATCATGCTCGCTCAGGCTATGGCTCGTTGGAGCGAGCGCCAGGGTTTAAGAGGCTCGGACACGCTCAGAGCGGAGCGAATCTCCGCGGGAGATCGAAACACAGCACCCTGCGATTGACGTACGTCTGACGCACGCTTATAATACCGCCGTTACTCCACAGCCAGGCCAATGATCTGTACCATCGATTGCTCGGCTGTCCAACGTGCTGAACATCCCAAGTAGCCATCGTCGTTTGCCAAACGTTATCCGCAAGGTTGCTATTTCCAGATGATCCCACGACCCGAAGAGCAGACCAACGACAAGCATGCCCCGACCCTAGAGCCAGAGCGCCTACCGCCGCACCTCGCCCGGCTGCCCGGAGAGCAGTGGGCCGTCTGGCGTTGGGCAGGACTACGCGGCGCTGGATTTCCGGCAAACAGCGTGCTTAAGCTCGCCGACGCCGCTTGCGCGCGCACAGCCGATGAGACGATTGATGCCGAGGCGGAGGCAGAGCAGGCATTAGCGCTGGCATTGGGCGCGGTCAACGCGGCGCTGGATGATCTGCGTGCTTCCCAGGGCTGGGACGATCCGGATCGACGAGCGCCGCTCCTCAAGCTCCTGCGCGGCCTCAAGAAGGGCGACCTTCCGCAGCAAACACCGGTCCCGCCCGCCGTGGCCGAGGCGTTGGCTGCGCTCCAGGCTGCGCGCGCACGGGCGGAGACGGCTCGCGCAGCGTTTGCGCTGGCGTTTGAAACAGCCATCCAGTCGATCTCTCAGGCGATCAGCGACATTGCTGGCGACGACCGCTTTCGTGAGGCGCTGGTGTGGCAAAATCGGCGGGCCTTGCATACCGGTATCGCGTCGCTTCAGACCGCTTCTCAGAGAGCGGGGCGCGGCTCCCAGCGTCGTCAGCACGAAGAGATGGTAGCGAACTACCTTCAGCGGTATTGTGTCAAGAATGACACCATCGGGTTTTTTGGACCCGTGGGCTGGGCGCGATTCACGCCGTGCGACGAGGCGATCAGGGTGCGGCCCGGCCCGTCGCTCCTGCGTGTGCGAAACGTCTACTTTGAGCAGTGGGCCGTCGACGGAGTGGCAGCCGCGCTGGCGAAAACCAGCGTGTTACGCCCGTGGTTCGCTCCCCGGCGGCTGCCGTTCTTCGACCTGTGCGGAACGACGCTGTACTGGCCCGCCAAGCGACCGCTCCGTGTGTCGGCGGCCCAGGCGGCGGTGCTGGCGGCTTGCACCGGCGCGCGAACCGCGCAAACGATCGCGGCTGAGCTGGGCGGCGAGGCGGAGGTGTATAAGCTGCTCGATCAGTTGCGCAACCTGGGCGTGATCACCTGGACGCTTGAGGTTCCGTTCGCGGGGCATCCTGAGCGAGCGCTGCGGCGGCTGCTTGAGCGGATCGACGAGCCTCGTCTGCGCAGGTCCGCGCTTGCTCCGCTCGATGAGCTTGAGCAGCTACGGGACGAGGTTGTGCGGGCAACCGGCAGCGCTGAAGATCTGGATCAGGCATTGGACGCGCTGGAGCGGGCTTTTACGCGCCTGACCGATGCGCAGGCAACGCGCAAGGCAGGTGCCACGTATGCCGGACGAACGCTGGTCTATGAGGATTGCCAGCGTGATATTGAGATCGAGCTGGGGCCGTCGCTGTTGGATGAGCTAGGTCCTGCGCTCTCGCTGCTGCTGGCGAGCGCCCGCTGGTACACGTACCAGACTGGGGCGCTCTACCGCGTGGCGCTCGACGAGATCTATAACGACCTTGCGCGCCAGACAGGCTCGCCAGAAGTTGAGATGGTCGCCTTCTGGCAGCAGGCCCAGAGCCGCCTGCACAACGAGCAGCCACATCTTGCTCTGGCCGTCATGCGTATGTTTCAGGAGCGCTGGGCGGATGTGCTGGCGATCCCTGAAGGCCAGCGCCAGGTGGCCTATACCAGCGACGAGCTAGGGCCACGTGTCGCGCAGGCATTTGCAGCGCCCGCTCCCGGCTGGCAGAGCGCCCGCTATCATAGCCCGGATGTGATGATCGCGTCCTCCAGCCCGGAGGCAATTCGCCAGGGGGATTACCAGCTCGTGATGGGCGAGCTGCACCTTGCGGCGAACACGCTGCGCGGATCGCTGTTCGTCAATCAGCACCCGGCGCCGGGCGAGCTGCTGGCCGCGCTTGAGTGCGATCTTCCCGATCCGCAGGTGGTGCCGATCGCGCCGCGCAACTGGCCGGAAATCACCTCGCGTACACGGTCGGAGTTTATCACCGACCGCGATTTCCGGCTGGCGTTCACCTTCGATGCAGCCGGACACAACCATCCCCGCCTGCTGACGATCGGCGGGCTGATCGTGGTGAAGCACGGAACCCGGCTCGTGGTTCGCACCCGCGACGGTCGTCACCAGTTCGATATCGTCGAGTTCTTCTCTGAGATCATGATGATGGATATTGTGGACGGCTTCAAGATCTTTGGTGCGCACAGCCACACGCCCCGCGTAACGATCGATCGCCTGGTGGTGAGCCGCGAGACGTGGCGCGTGGCTCCCAGGGCGCTGCCGTTTGCCAACGATAAAAGCGAGGCCGGTCGCTTCCTTGGAGCTCGGCGCTGGGCGCGAGAAAATGGCCTGCCGCGCCAGGTGTTTGTGAAGTCGCCGATCGAGCGCAAGCCGTTTTATGTTGATTTCGACAGCCCGATCCTGGTCAATATTCTGGCGAAAACCGCGCGCCGGATGGCCGAGCAGGACGCGGCGGAGTCGCTCCTGACGATCACCGAGATGTGTCCCGCGCTCGATCAGACCTGGCTGCCCGATGCGGATGGTCAGGCTTATACGAGCGAGCTGCGGATCGTTGCGGTCGATCAGCGCTGCTAGCGCAGCTCCAATCCTGAAGCCGCGCTGGTAGCCTCCGACAATCACGGGCGTTGCTCTTGCGATGGGCAACTGGCGACCAGCGCCAGCAGCGCGTCGGCAAAATACGCTGATAGGCGCGCAATCGTCGCGTCGTGGTGCAGCTCGCGGCTGTAGGTCCACCCAAGCTGTAAGCGCCCCCCGACGATGCTGCCGTCGATCTCAAGCAGATAGCGCCGGTTGCCGTGCGGGCTGCGCACGAATCCGACCCACTCGCGCGCAGGTCCGAAGGGCGCGTCATCCGCCAATACCTGATCGAACTGCCCCAGATAGTTAAAGCGCACCTCGGCCTGGGGCAGCGCACAGAGCCGCCTGGCGATGGTTTCGTCGCCAAGATAGCGCAGCAGGCCGTAGCCAATGCCGCGCTGCGGGATCGAGCTGAGCTGTGCTTTGACCGCGTGCAGGGCCGCGACCGGCGTCGTCGCCGCTCCGAGATCCAGCACAATCGGGAAGAGCGACGCCAGCCAGCCGACCGTGCGCGATGGATCAAGATCCTCGAACAGCGCCTCACGACCATGACCCTCCATCTCGGTCAGCAGCGTTGGCGACCCGGTCCACTCCTTGAATGCCCAGGCCAGGGCTGTCATCAGAATGTCGTTGATCTGGACCTGATAGGTCGCGGGCACGACCTGGAGCAGCGCGCGGGTGGCGTCGCCGTCGAACCACGTGCGCTCGGTATGCGACGAGGCGACCGTGCTTGTGCGCACTCCCTGCGGATGATCCACCGGCAGGCCGACGACCCGCGTGCGAGCTTCGTCGAGCCAGTAGCTCAGCTCATCGTTGAGCGCGCCGGAGCGCGCATAGGCCGTCAGGCGCTCGGCCCACTCCCTGAGCGAGCTTGTCTTGAGCGGCAGCTGGACCGGCTCTCCCTGGCTCAACTGGTGATAGACCGTCTGAAAATCCTCAAGCACGATGCGCCACGAGACGCCATCGGTGACTAGGTGGTGAATGATGATCAGCAGCCTGCCCGACCGATCCGCGCCAAGGTCGATATAGGCGACACGCAGGAGCGGCCCCTCGGAGAGGTTGAGGCTGGCCTGGAGCTGGGCTGCGGTGGCCTCAAGCGCCGCGATCCGCGACTCCTCCGGCGTGATCGACAGATCGATCCAGTCGAACGGCACCGGCACATCCGGCTCTGCGCAGATCTGCCGCCAGCCGTTGCCATCGCGGATGAAGCGCAGCCGCAGGGCATCATGGTGCAGCATCAGATGACCGACCACCTCGCGCAGTAGCTCAGGCGTTGGCTTCTGGAAGACCTCGAACAGCACGGTTTGATTCCAGTGATGCGCATCGGCCAGATCTTGCTCCAGCAGCCAGTGCTGGAACGGCAGCAGCGGCACCGGTCCAGCCAGCGGCGCTTGCTCGGCGACATGCGCGGGACTGGCCTGCATCGCCGCTGCCAGCGACGCGATCGTCTGGTGCTGGAAGAGCTGGGTCAGCGTCAGGCGCAGCCCGGCGCGCGTGGCCCGCGAGATGACCTGCAAGCTCAGGATCGAGTCGCCGCCAAGCTCGAAAAAGTTATCGTGGACTCCGACTCGTTCCAGCCGCAGAATCTCTTTCCAGAGGCCAGCGAGGAGCTGCTCGGCTGAGGTGCGCGGCGCGACAAAGGCTCGCTGCGCAGCGAGTCGATCTCGCCCAGGATCGGGCAGCGCGGTGCGATCGAGCTTGCCGTTGGGCGTCAGCGGCAGCGCGTCGAGGAAGACGAACGCGCTCGGCACCATGTACTCCGGCAGCCGCTCTTTGAGATAGGTTCGGAGCTCTGAGTGCAGGCCCTCACCAAGTCCAGAGGGCACCTGCCCAGGCTCCCTTTGTTCTTTGTGTACCGGGTGCCCATGCCGGGTGCCCATGCCGGGCGCCCGTTCTTGGTTCTCAACAATATACGCGACCAGCCGCTCGTCGCGGAGCAGCACGATCGCCTCGCGCACGGCCTGGTGCTGCCGGAGCGTCGACTCGATCTCGCCCAGCTCGATCCGGAAGCCGCGCAGCTTGACCTGATGATCCACGCGGCCAAGAAACTCAATCGTGCCATCGGGCCGGTAGCGCGCGAGATCGCCGGTGCGGTAGAGCCGGGTGCCACGAGTATCGCCGAAGGGGTTGGGCACGAAGCGCTCGGCAGTCAGATCGGGCCGCTTAAGGTAGCCGCGCGCCACGCCTGCGCCGCCGATGTACAGCTCGCCGGGCACGCCCGCCGGAACCGGGTTGCGGTAGCGATCCAGCAGGAAAATCTGGGTGTTGGCGATCGGACGACCGATCGGCACCGTCTCGGCGATCTGCTCCACGCGATGCGTCGCTGACCAGATCGTCGTCTCGGTGGGGCCGTACATATTCATGATTGTAGCTGGAAGCGCGTCGCGCAACTGCCGCGCAAGATCAGGCGGCAGCGCCTCGCCGCCGAGCAGCAGCGCCCGCAGCGAGCGCATGGCCGCGAGTGTGTCCGGCTCTTGCGCCAGTATCCGCGCCAGCGACGGCGTGCATTGCAGATGCGACACCTCATGCAGGGCCAGCGTGTCCGGCAGCGGCATCGACGCGACGGCTGGCACGCTAAGCTGCTGGCTGCGCTCGCGCACGACATTCAGCAACTCAAGACTATCAAGCACGACGTCGGGGTCGATCCCAAAGTCGATCAGGCACGCCACCTCATCCACGCCTATCTCGGTAAGCTGCCCGATCATCTCCAGGCACGTGTCGGGCGTGCCCATGAGGCCGCTCGCGCCGAAATATCGATCGAAGGCGTGAGCCAGCAGCGCCTCCATGTCCGACTCGCTGAAAT
Protein-coding sequences here:
- a CDS encoding response regulator transcription factor, which produces MIRIVLVDDQPAFRRITHRLLSMHSEIVVVGEAGDGMEALDVVAQVRPDVVLMDLYMPILDGVAATRQIRAAYPDVQIILFTSVDQDGYVLEGVRAGASGYLLKTARTEMLVAAIQAAIDGRSDARGRQPG
- a CDS encoding lantibiotic dehydratase, producing MIPRPEEQTNDKHAPTLEPERLPPHLARLPGEQWAVWRWAGLRGAGFPANSVLKLADAACARTADETIDAEAEAEQALALALGAVNAALDDLRASQGWDDPDRRAPLLKLLRGLKKGDLPQQTPVPPAVAEALAALQAARARAETARAAFALAFETAIQSISQAISDIAGDDRFREALVWQNRRALHTGIASLQTASQRAGRGSQRRQHEEMVANYLQRYCVKNDTIGFFGPVGWARFTPCDEAIRVRPGPSLLRVRNVYFEQWAVDGVAAALAKTSVLRPWFAPRRLPFFDLCGTTLYWPAKRPLRVSAAQAAVLAACTGARTAQTIAAELGGEAEVYKLLDQLRNLGVITWTLEVPFAGHPERALRRLLERIDEPRLRRSALAPLDELEQLRDEVVRATGSAEDLDQALDALERAFTRLTDAQATRKAGATYAGRTLVYEDCQRDIEIELGPSLLDELGPALSLLLASARWYTYQTGALYRVALDEIYNDLARQTGSPEVEMVAFWQQAQSRLHNEQPHLALAVMRMFQERWADVLAIPEGQRQVAYTSDELGPRVAQAFAAPAPGWQSARYHSPDVMIASSSPEAIRQGDYQLVMGELHLAANTLRGSLFVNQHPAPGELLAALECDLPDPQVVPIAPRNWPEITSRTRSEFITDRDFRLAFTFDAAGHNHPRLLTIGGLIVVKHGTRLVVRTRDGRHQFDIVEFFSEIMMMDIVDGFKIFGAHSHTPRVTIDRLVVSRETWRVAPRALPFANDKSEAGRFLGARRWARENGLPRQVFVKSPIERKPFYVDFDSPILVNILAKTARRMAEQDAAESLLTITEMCPALDQTWLPDADGQAYTSELRIVAVDQRC
- the uvrC gene encoding excinuclease ABC subunit UvrC codes for the protein MPDLTYTAIEDPSAFEERLKNVPLSPGVYLWKDTGGKILYVGKSKVLRDRMRSYFGAPRGLSGKTRRLVSQIADFDYILTSSELEALVLEMNLIKQHRPKYNVLLKDDKSYPYIKITLQESWPRIFTTRKVVDDGARYFGPFASAGSVRATLKLLNKLFSFRPPYDCSDVKFDRHRKLGKPCMYYDIRRCLGPCVPGLTSNEEYRKAIGDVCLFLEGKSEQIVRDLRRKMVAAAEALEFERAAYVRDQIEALEKVLERQKVLKTAATDQDVIAFARENGSAVVQVFFVRGGKLIGAEPFTLEGAEDTDNQELLTQFLTQFYDSAASIPSDILLAEHPEEAEIIERWLEHKGGHRVSLSVPRRGEKRQLLDLAAKNAAQKLEEVRLKWLNSSQRTIGALTELRDVLDLAGLPRRIECYDISNTQGTNSVGSMVVFENGEARKSEYRRFKIKTIAGANDVASLQEVLRRRFRRAQQAQGELVEINSATDPDQPPPDLADAPDPSDRGPTSADGQEIDERWAEMPDLLIIDGGKAQVNAVKAVLDELGFGHVPLVGATKGPNRDRFDLQLPHAPRPIELPRTSPALYLVQQIDEEAHRFAITYHRKLRDKNTFVSPLIDIPGIGPKRKQALLKHFGSLDAIRQASVDELAAVPGMTRKAAEELKQLL